Proteins from one Lacrimispora sphenoides genomic window:
- the cobI gene encoding precorrin-2 C(20)-methyltransferase, whose product MAGIMYGIGVGPGDPELMTLKAVKRIRELNVIAIPHKNKEQCTAYQIARQAVPEIEEKECLHLHMPMTKDENVLKESHDQAARTVMEYLNRGEDVGFITLGDVSIYSTFTYLMERLWKEGYETRLESGIPSFCAVAAKLGVPLASGAEELHIIPASYQVRDALKLPGVKVLMKAGRQMEAVKRELKDCGASAVMVENCGMPDERIYRSLDEIPEDAGYYSLVIVR is encoded by the coding sequence ATGGCTGGAATCATGTACGGGATCGGTGTAGGGCCGGGAGATCCGGAGCTTATGACATTAAAAGCGGTAAAAAGGATCAGGGAATTAAATGTCATTGCCATTCCCCATAAAAATAAAGAACAGTGTACGGCATATCAGATTGCAAGACAGGCAGTGCCGGAAATAGAAGAAAAAGAATGCCTTCATCTGCACATGCCCATGACAAAAGATGAAAATGTGCTTAAGGAAAGCCATGATCAGGCAGCCAGAACGGTAATGGAGTATTTAAACAGGGGAGAAGATGTGGGATTTATCACCCTGGGGGATGTAAGCATTTATTCCACCTTTACCTATCTGATGGAACGGCTTTGGAAGGAAGGCTATGAAACCCGCCTAGAAAGCGGAATTCCATCCTTTTGCGCCGTAGCGGCAAAGCTTGGAGTCCCTCTTGCATCAGGAGCAGAGGAGCTTCATATCATACCGGCCTCTTACCAGGTAAGAGATGCCTTAAAGCTGCCTGGAGTAAAAGTGCTTATGAAGGCCGGCAGGCAGATGGAAGCGGTGAAAAGAGAACTGAAAGACTGTGGGGCCAGCGCCGTGATGGTGGAAAACTGCGGAATGCCGGATGAACGGATTTATCGTTCCCTGGATGAGATTCCGGAAGATGCAGGCTATTATTCTTTGGTGATTGTGAGGTAA
- the cobK gene encoding precorrin-6A reductase has product MCRVLIFGGTTEGRILAEYCHEKKINAWVSVATGYGRSVLLESQYLHIHEKPMTAHEMEGFIGQNDITLVLDATHPYATLASENIHTACNRTGTSCIRIVRESSEDLKPEDQGEGKVVCVSDLEEAVLALQKIPGNILVTTGSKELSAFTKLDSWEERVFARVLPGLSVISACEQLGVKGKHLIAMQGPFTAEMNRAMIRQYDISCLVTKEAGHVGGFPEKMEAAAECGITAVVIGRPGKEEGMTVREAKKLLSDYKEENAQSQAMPELQIRTEKRTVSLIGTGMGGEDQMTVKAWKELQQCDVIFGAERMLSGISPVVSRAVKIPFYTSKDILPWLEAHEEYARIGILYSGDTGFYSGTKKMAEALAQEPYCQRYDTVVLPGISSVSYLCSRLKTDWEDVRLVSLHGRTCDIIKELTLNPRVFALLDGTNTVKSLCRLLKEQGFHEVRLSVGERLSYPDERITVGTPEELEGQDFDMLSAVLIER; this is encoded by the coding sequence ATGTGTAGAGTTTTAATATTTGGAGGCACCACGGAGGGCCGGATTCTGGCGGAATACTGCCATGAAAAGAAGATAAATGCATGGGTCAGTGTGGCTACCGGATATGGAAGGTCAGTACTTTTGGAAAGTCAGTATCTCCACATTCATGAGAAACCCATGACTGCCCATGAGATGGAAGGTTTTATCGGGCAAAACGACATCACTCTTGTGCTTGATGCCACTCACCCCTATGCCACGCTTGCAAGTGAGAACATACACACCGCCTGCAACCGTACAGGAACTTCCTGCATAAGGATTGTAAGAGAATCTTCCGAAGATTTAAAGCCGGAAGATCAGGGGGAAGGAAAGGTTGTGTGTGTCAGTGACTTAGAGGAAGCGGTCCTTGCCTTACAAAAAATACCTGGAAATATTCTTGTCACAACAGGAAGCAAGGAGCTTTCCGCCTTTACCAAACTGGACTCCTGGGAAGAACGGGTTTTTGCCAGAGTTCTTCCCGGCCTTTCCGTAATCTCTGCCTGTGAGCAGCTGGGGGTTAAGGGGAAACATTTGATTGCCATGCAAGGCCCTTTTACCGCCGAGATGAACCGGGCCATGATAAGACAGTATGACATTAGCTGTCTGGTGACAAAAGAAGCCGGACATGTGGGAGGTTTTCCGGAAAAGATGGAGGCAGCGGCAGAATGCGGGATAACGGCAGTTGTCATAGGAAGGCCTGGAAAAGAAGAAGGAATGACTGTCAGGGAGGCTAAGAAGCTTTTATCCGATTATAAAGAGGAGAACGCCCAGTCTCAGGCAATGCCGGAGCTTCAGATCCGGACTGAGAAGAGAACGGTATCCCTGATCGGAACCGGCATGGGCGGAGAGGATCAGATGACCGTAAAGGCGTGGAAGGAATTGCAGCAATGCGATGTGATCTTCGGTGCAGAGCGGATGCTCTCCGGCATCTCTCCTGTAGTTTCCCGTGCTGTTAAAATACCCTTTTATACCAGTAAAGACATTCTGCCCTGGCTTGAGGCGCATGAGGAGTATGCCAGGATCGGAATCCTGTATTCCGGTGACACAGGCTTTTACAGCGGGACCAAAAAGATGGCGGAAGCATTGGCCCAGGAACCATATTGTCAAAGATATGATACGGTGGTTCTGCCGGGAATCTCATCGGTTTCTTATTTGTGCTCCCGGCTGAAAACGGACTGGGAGGATGTGCGGCTTGTGAGCCTTCATGGCCGGACCTGCGACATAATAAAGGAATTAACCCTTAATCCCAGGGTATTTGCCTTATTAGACGGAACCAATACGGTGAAAAGTCTGTGCCGCCTTCTTAAGGAAC
- the cobJ gene encoding precorrin-3B C(17)-methyltransferase, with protein sequence MTKSGKLYVVGIGPGSYEDMTIRAIKALEESEVIVGYTVYIDLIKEHFPDKEMLTTPMRKEQERCLMAIEEAKKGKTAAMVCSGDSGVYGMSGLILEMAQPEEDLEIEIIPGVTAALSGGAVLGAPLGHDFAVISLSDLLTPMELIEDRLKASAQADMVICLYNPSSKKRAGYLKRACEIVMEYKSRSTICGLVKNIGREEEEMAVMTLEALRDTQTDMFTTVYIGNSMTKVINDRMVTPRGYKNV encoded by the coding sequence ATGACAAAGTCAGGAAAACTTTACGTGGTAGGAATCGGACCAGGTTCCTATGAGGATATGACCATAAGGGCCATTAAGGCCCTGGAAGAGAGTGAGGTCATTGTAGGGTATACTGTATACATAGATTTGATCAAGGAGCATTTTCCGGATAAGGAGATGCTTACTACGCCGATGCGCAAGGAGCAGGAGCGTTGTTTGATGGCCATTGAGGAAGCAAAAAAGGGAAAAACCGCAGCCATGGTATGCAGCGGAGATTCAGGTGTTTACGGCATGAGCGGATTGATCCTTGAGATGGCCCAGCCAGAAGAAGACCTTGAGATTGAGATCATACCCGGAGTGACTGCTGCTTTAAGCGGAGGTGCCGTTTTAGGCGCTCCTCTGGGTCATGATTTTGCGGTTATCAGTTTAAGCGATCTGCTCACTCCCATGGAATTAATTGAAGACAGGCTTAAGGCTTCTGCCCAGGCAGACATGGTCATCTGTCTTTATAATCCTTCCAGTAAAAAGCGGGCCGGTTATTTGAAGCGGGCCTGTGAGATCGTAATGGAATACAAAAGCAGGTCAACAATCTGCGGCCTTGTAAAAAATATTGGCAGGGAAGAGGAAGAAATGGCGGTCATGACTCTGGAAGCACTAAGAGATACCCAGACAGATATGTTTACCACTGTTTATATAGGAAATTCCATGACAAAAGTGATCAATGACAGAATGGTAACACCACGAGGATATAAAAATGTGTAG
- a CDS encoding cobalt-precorrin 5A hydrolase — protein sequence MMKLSIICFTEAGARLSVKLVKELLKAGQPCEAYGPEGLLKSCPDGDLMIPVSASLSEWTREQFLQKEGIVFIGAAGIAVRAIAPFLKSKAVDPAVVVMDDMGRFSISLLSGHLGGANELAERLAGMAGGQAVITTATDIHGRFAVDLFAKEQGLVITDLRKIKMISSAILKGVVGFHCDFPVSGKLPSGLIPGEACGANLWITIKESGKEEPLKGSLKLVPRLLVLGIGCRKGVPAKTIERVLGRFFKEWDLSPEALAACASIDLKKEEEGICQFAASKGVPYYTYPAVVLEETEGEFTSSSFVKQVTGVDNVCERAALACVKELGGGKLLVKKQAADGVTAAVAARDWKVQLDPHNSLGGNL from the coding sequence ATGATGAAGCTTTCGATCATCTGCTTTACGGAAGCAGGAGCCAGGCTCAGCGTAAAGCTGGTTAAAGAATTATTAAAAGCAGGACAGCCTTGCGAAGCCTATGGACCGGAAGGGCTTCTTAAGTCCTGCCCTGACGGGGATCTCATGATCCCTGTTTCTGCATCCCTGTCAGAATGGACCAGGGAGCAGTTTTTACAGAAGGAAGGGATCGTGTTTATTGGAGCGGCTGGTATTGCAGTCCGGGCAATTGCCCCCTTTTTAAAGAGTAAGGCAGTAGACCCGGCCGTGGTGGTCATGGATGATATGGGCAGGTTTTCCATTTCCCTTTTATCCGGTCACCTGGGAGGAGCCAATGAGCTGGCAGAACGGCTGGCAGGAATGGCAGGCGGTCAGGCAGTTATTACCACTGCCACGGACATTCATGGAAGATTTGCAGTAGACCTGTTTGCCAAGGAGCAGGGACTGGTCATTACAGATTTAAGAAAGATAAAAATGATTTCCTCAGCCATTCTTAAGGGTGTTGTAGGATTTCACTGCGATTTTCCGGTTTCAGGAAAGCTTCCTTCCGGGCTTATCCCAGGGGAGGCCTGTGGTGCAAATCTTTGGATCACCATTAAGGAGAGCGGGAAAGAGGAGCCCCTTAAGGGATCCTTAAAGCTGGTTCCAAGGCTTCTGGTTCTGGGAATCGGATGCAGAAAAGGGGTTCCTGCCAAAACCATAGAAAGGGTTCTTGGCCGGTTTTTCAAGGAATGGGACTTATCCCCGGAAGCACTGGCCGCGTGTGCCAGCATTGATTTAAAGAAGGAAGAAGAGGGGATCTGCCAGTTCGCTGCTTCTAAAGGAGTCCCGTATTACACTTATCCGGCGGTCGTGCTTGAGGAAACTGAAGGGGAATTTACTTCCTCCTCCTTTGTCAAGCAGGTCACCGGAGTTGATAATGTATGCGAACGGGCGGCCCTTGCCTGCGTAAAGGAATTGGGCGGCGGTAAATTGCTGGTAAAAAAACAGGCGGCAGACGGGGTGACGGCAGCTGTGGCTGCCCGGGATTGGAAGGTGCAGCTAGATCCGCATAATTCATTAGGAGGTAACTTATGA
- the cobM gene encoding precorrin-4 C(11)-methyltransferase, protein MVHIVGAGPGAPDLITVRGKELLERADVIIYAGSLVNPALLEYRKTQCQVYDSAKMTLEEVIAVMAEAERQGKMTVRLQTGDPCIYGAIREQMDELEERGIPYDVCPGVSSFCGAASSLKMEYTLPKITQSVIITRMAGRTPVPERESIAAFAAHGATMVIFLSTGMLDQLSEELIKGGYLPDTPAAIVYKATWEDEKTISCTVESLSASARRENIKKTALILVGNAVAQNGYERSKLYDPVFTTEYRKGTGVE, encoded by the coding sequence ATGGTACATATCGTAGGAGCAGGTCCGGGAGCGCCGGACTTAATTACAGTGAGAGGCAAGGAGCTGCTTGAAAGGGCGGATGTGATCATTTACGCAGGCTCTTTGGTAAACCCAGCCCTTTTGGAATACAGAAAAACCCAGTGTCAGGTTTATGACAGTGCCAAAATGACCCTTGAGGAAGTAATTGCGGTTATGGCGGAGGCGGAGCGGCAAGGAAAGATGACGGTAAGGCTCCAAACCGGCGATCCCTGTATTTATGGCGCAATCAGAGAGCAGATGGATGAACTGGAGGAAAGAGGGATCCCTTATGATGTATGTCCGGGAGTCAGCTCTTTTTGCGGTGCAGCCTCCTCCCTTAAAATGGAATATACCCTTCCTAAAATTACCCAAAGCGTGATTATTACCCGCATGGCAGGCAGGACACCAGTGCCGGAGAGGGAATCCATCGCAGCCTTTGCGGCACATGGAGCTACTATGGTAATCTTTTTAAGTACCGGCATGCTGGATCAGCTGTCAGAGGAACTGATAAAGGGCGGTTATCTTCCGGATACTCCTGCCGCTATCGTCTATAAGGCCACCTGGGAGGACGAGAAGACCATAAGCTGTACGGTGGAAAGCTTAAGTGCAAGTGCCAGACGGGAGAATATAAAGAAGACAGCCCTGATTCTTGTGGGCAATGCGGTAGCCCAGAACGGCTATGAACGTTCCAAGCTTTATGACCCGGTTTTTACTACGGAATACCGGAAGGGAACGGGGGTTGAATGA